A region from the uncultured Macellibacteroides sp. genome encodes:
- the infB gene encoding translation initiation factor IF-2 — protein sequence MPIKLINVTRDLNVGITSVVEFLHKKGHHVESNPNTKISDEQYALLVNEFGKGLQDGKDRERFQKEKRKETVEDTASTKHEKSFEIKTEVPEEFKPRIVTKGKINLDDHHKKHEAPESKEVPVVKEVPVAKEVPVAKEEVMTVKPEVAPDIKIQSEPVVEIPQVAEQPPKVEKTVPEQVEKVKVVEKVIAEDKRPMVSETPKENRSEKIEDKSVEVVSVDAETETDEGKDELFRISTTKFESNIKVTGKIDLNALNQSTRPKKKTKEEKRKERDDKRYPERKPVVAHKGPGKDTSPRPAAPVKAGTAPVKVGAGPVKPGSAPVKAGDDAEKKKRKRIKKERVDVTTTPGANPNPNFTRPTLRTDHKPRLKKPVKTEVSEVDVQKQIKETLARLTNKGKSNTKGAKYRRDKRDAASRREHDIMDQEERESMVLKLTEFVTANDLANLMDVPVTKVIGTCMSIGIMVSINQRLDAETINIVAEEFGFKTEYVSAEVVEAINADEEDNEEDMVTRPPIVTVMGHVDHGKTSLLDNIRNANVIAGEAGGITQHIGAYNVKLKSGRRITFLDTPGHEAFTAMRARGAKVTDIAIIIVAADDNVMPQTIEAINHAAAAGVPMVFAINKIDKPSANPEKIKEELAKMNYLVEDWGGKFQSQEISAKKGLGVEELLEKILLEADMLDLKANPKKRAVGSIIESSLDKGRGYVSTVLIESGTLRMGDIVLAGTHHGKIKAMFNERNVRIEEAKPSEPVLILGLNGAPQAGDTFNVLETEQEAREIATRREQLQREQGIRTQKMLTLDDIGRRIAVGSFQELNVIVKGDVDGSVEALSDSLIRLSTPEIQVNVIHKAVGQISESDVVLAAASNAIVIGFQVRPAVAARRQADKEGVEIRLYSIIYDAIEEVKSAMEGMLSPEIKEVITSNVEVREVFKITKVGTVAGCMVKEGKIKRSNKIRLVRDGIVIYSGDLGSLKRYKDDVKEVAFGYECGLNITNYNDIKVGDIIESYEEVEVKKTL from the coding sequence ATGCCTATAAAATTAATAAATGTAACAAGAGATTTAAATGTTGGAATCACCTCTGTGGTCGAATTCCTTCATAAGAAAGGTCATCATGTTGAGAGCAATCCCAACACGAAGATCAGTGATGAACAGTATGCTTTGCTCGTAAATGAGTTTGGAAAAGGATTACAGGACGGAAAAGATCGTGAGCGTTTTCAGAAAGAGAAAAGAAAAGAAACAGTAGAAGATACTGCTTCAACTAAACATGAAAAATCTTTCGAAATTAAAACTGAAGTTCCGGAAGAGTTTAAGCCCAGAATTGTAACGAAGGGAAAAATAAATCTGGACGATCATCATAAAAAGCATGAAGCTCCTGAATCGAAAGAAGTGCCGGTTGTGAAGGAAGTACCCGTTGCGAAGGAAGTGCCGGTTGCGAAAGAAGAGGTTATGACTGTTAAGCCAGAGGTTGCTCCGGATATTAAAATTCAATCAGAACCTGTTGTCGAAATTCCGCAAGTTGCAGAACAACCTCCTAAGGTTGAAAAAACTGTGCCTGAACAGGTGGAAAAAGTAAAAGTAGTGGAAAAAGTAATAGCCGAAGATAAACGACCGATGGTTTCAGAGACTCCAAAAGAAAATAGATCAGAAAAGATAGAAGATAAATCTGTCGAGGTAGTTTCCGTAGATGCGGAAACTGAGACGGATGAAGGAAAGGATGAACTTTTCCGTATTAGTACAACCAAGTTTGAGTCAAATATTAAGGTTACAGGAAAGATTGACCTGAACGCGCTCAACCAGTCTACCCGTCCTAAAAAGAAGACGAAGGAAGAGAAGAGAAAAGAACGTGATGACAAACGTTATCCTGAGCGTAAACCTGTTGTGGCTCACAAAGGTCCTGGCAAAGATACTTCGCCCAGACCTGCTGCACCTGTTAAAGCCGGTACAGCACCTGTTAAAGTTGGAGCAGGACCAGTAAAACCTGGATCGGCACCTGTGAAAGCAGGAGATGATGCCGAGAAAAAGAAGCGTAAACGTATCAAGAAGGAACGTGTGGATGTAACTACCACGCCGGGTGCTAATCCCAACCCGAACTTTACGCGTCCTACTTTACGAACCGATCACAAGCCGCGTTTAAAGAAACCGGTGAAGACTGAGGTTAGCGAAGTGGATGTTCAGAAACAAATCAAAGAAACGTTAGCTCGTTTAACAAATAAAGGAAAGTCCAACACCAAGGGCGCCAAATACCGCAGAGATAAACGTGATGCTGCTTCCCGTCGTGAACACGATATAATGGATCAGGAAGAACGCGAAAGCATGGTATTGAAGCTTACGGAGTTTGTTACAGCAAACGACCTGGCTAACCTGATGGATGTGCCTGTTACAAAGGTTATCGGGACCTGTATGAGCATTGGTATCATGGTTTCCATTAACCAGCGTCTGGATGCCGAAACAATCAATATCGTAGCCGAAGAATTCGGATTCAAGACAGAATACGTTAGTGCGGAAGTAGTTGAGGCTATTAATGCGGATGAAGAAGACAACGAAGAAGATATGGTTACCCGTCCACCTATTGTAACAGTAATGGGACACGTTGACCACGGTAAAACATCTTTGCTCGACAATATCCGTAATGCCAATGTAATTGCCGGTGAAGCCGGAGGTATTACACAGCACATTGGAGCTTACAATGTGAAGCTGAAGAGCGGACGACGCATTACATTCCTTGATACCCCGGGTCACGAAGCTTTTACAGCCATGCGTGCACGTGGAGCTAAAGTTACCGATATTGCGATTATCATAGTTGCTGCGGACGACAATGTGATGCCTCAGACAATCGAGGCTATTAACCATGCAGCTGCAGCGGGTGTTCCGATGGTATTTGCTATTAATAAAATAGATAAGCCAAGTGCAAATCCTGAAAAGATTAAGGAAGAGCTGGCTAAAATGAATTACCTGGTAGAAGACTGGGGAGGAAAGTTCCAGTCGCAGGAAATTTCGGCCAAAAAGGGTCTGGGTGTCGAAGAGCTGCTTGAAAAAATATTACTTGAAGCAGATATGCTTGACCTGAAGGCTAATCCTAAAAAACGCGCTGTTGGTTCTATCATTGAATCATCATTGGATAAAGGACGTGGCTATGTGTCTACTGTTCTTATCGAATCCGGTACGTTGCGTATGGGAGATATCGTGTTGGCTGGTACACATCATGGTAAAATTAAGGCTATGTTCAATGAGCGTAACGTGCGAATTGAAGAAGCAAAACCATCAGAGCCTGTATTGATTTTAGGATTAAACGGTGCACCTCAGGCAGGTGATACGTTCAACGTACTTGAAACAGAACAGGAAGCCCGTGAAATTGCAACCAGAAGAGAGCAGTTACAACGTGAACAAGGTATCCGTACGCAGAAGATGCTTACGTTGGATGACATTGGCCGTCGTATTGCGGTTGGAAGCTTCCAGGAATTAAATGTGATTGTGAAGGGTGACGTGGATGGTTCTGTAGAAGCCTTGTCAGATTCTCTGATTCGTCTTTCTACTCCCGAAATTCAGGTTAACGTTATTCATAAGGCCGTAGGTCAGATCTCTGAATCAGATGTTGTATTGGCAGCTGCCTCCAACGCGATTGTTATCGGCTTCCAGGTACGTCCTGCAGTAGCCGCCCGTCGTCAGGCTGATAAGGAAGGTGTCGAAATCCGTCTTTACTCAATCATCTACGATGCTATCGAAGAAGTGAAGTCAGCTATGGAAGGTATGTTGTCTCCCGAAATCAAGGAGGTTATTACTTCGAATGTTGAAGTTCGCGAAGTATTCAAAATTACCAAGGTAGGTACGGTAGCCGGTTGTATGGTGAAGGAAGGTAAGATTAAGCGTTCCAATAAAATCCGTCTTGTCCGCGATGGTATTGTTATCTATTCCGGCGATCTGGGCTCATTGAAGCGTTATAAAGATGATGTGAAAGAAGTTGCTTTTGGCTACGAGTGTGGTCTGAATATTACGAATTATAATGATATAAAGGTTGGTGATATTATTGAATCTTACGAAGAAGTGGAAGTAAAGAAGACTCTATAA
- the nusA gene encoding transcription termination factor NusA, with translation MAKKEETISMIDTLAEFKDLKNIDKDTMISVLEDSFRNVIAKMFGTDENFDVIINPEKGDFEIWRNRTVVADDELENATLQITQTEARKIDADCEVGEEVTDEVHFADFGRRAILNLRQTLASKILELQKDSLFAKYKDKIGQIVSADVYQVWKKEILLLDDDGNELLLPKTEQIPTDFYRKGETVRAVVLRVDNLNNNPKIILSRTAPVFLERLFELEVPEINDGLITIKKIARIPGERAKVAVESYDDRIDPVGACVGMKGSRIHGIVRELRNENIDVINYTSNVTLFIQRALSPAKISSIRLTEDEHKAEVYLRPEEVSLAIGKGGLNIKLACMLTEYTIDVFRDIEGADEEDIYLDEFVDEIDSWIIDALKNIGCYTAKNVLAMTRAELIERADLEESTVDEILAIFSAEFEDQDKE, from the coding sequence ATGGCCAAGAAAGAGGAAACAATCAGCATGATTGATACATTAGCAGAATTCAAGGATTTAAAAAATATTGATAAGGACACAATGATCAGCGTTCTGGAGGATTCTTTCAGAAACGTAATCGCTAAGATGTTCGGGACTGATGAAAATTTCGACGTTATTATCAATCCGGAAAAGGGAGACTTTGAAATCTGGAGAAACCGGACTGTAGTCGCTGATGATGAGCTGGAAAATGCGACTCTTCAGATCACGCAAACCGAAGCCCGTAAAATTGATGCCGACTGTGAAGTTGGAGAAGAGGTTACGGATGAGGTCCATTTTGCGGATTTTGGACGTAGAGCTATTTTAAATCTTCGCCAGACTCTTGCTTCTAAAATACTTGAATTGCAGAAAGATAGCTTGTTTGCAAAATATAAAGATAAAATAGGACAGATTGTTTCTGCAGATGTTTACCAGGTGTGGAAGAAAGAAATATTGCTTCTCGACGACGATGGTAACGAATTGTTGCTTCCAAAAACTGAACAAATCCCAACAGATTTTTATCGTAAAGGAGAAACAGTACGTGCAGTTGTACTCAGAGTAGACAATCTAAACAATAATCCTAAAATTATATTGTCAAGAACAGCCCCGGTTTTCCTTGAAAGATTATTTGAACTGGAAGTTCCTGAAATCAACGACGGACTTATTACTATTAAAAAAATAGCTCGTATCCCTGGGGAAAGAGCCAAAGTGGCTGTAGAGTCTTACGACGACCGCATCGACCCAGTTGGTGCATGCGTCGGTATGAAAGGATCCCGTATTCATGGAATTGTTCGAGAACTGCGCAACGAAAATATAGATGTTATCAACTACACATCTAACGTGACTTTGTTTATTCAGCGCGCGCTTAGTCCTGCCAAGATCTCATCTATCAGGTTAACCGAAGATGAACACAAAGCAGAGGTATATCTTCGTCCGGAAGAAGTATCGCTGGCGATTGGTAAAGGCGGATTGAATATTAAATTAGCTTGTATGCTTACCGAATATACGATTGACGTATTTCGCGATATTGAAGGTGCTGATGAGGAAGATATTTATCTGGATGAATTTGTTGATGAAATCGACAGCTGGATTATCGATGCACTTAAAAATATCGGATGTTATACAGCGAAAAACGTGTTGGCGATGACCCGCGCGGAATTAATAGAGCGTGCAGATCTGGAAGAGTCTACAGTAGATGAAATTCTGGCTATTTTCTCTGCTGAATTTGAAGATCAGGATAAAGAATAA
- the rimP gene encoding ribosome assembly cofactor RimP, whose amino-acid sequence MIEKSRITQLAEEHLASSDNYLVDVVIKPGNIIIVEIDNDDAVCIEDCISLSRYLEDNLDRESEDFELEVGSAGITSPFKILRQYIKNVGNEVDVLLKNGVKFSGVLKSADENGIVVSIEKQIKPEGAKRKMTVQEDLAYTFNEIKNTKYLIRFK is encoded by the coding sequence ATGATAGAAAAAAGCAGAATTACTCAGCTTGCGGAAGAACACTTGGCTTCCTCGGACAACTACTTGGTTGACGTAGTAATTAAACCAGGTAATATTATTATCGTCGAAATTGATAATGACGATGCAGTTTGTATTGAAGATTGTATATCTTTAAGCCGTTATCTGGAAGATAATCTTGACAGAGAATCCGAAGATTTTGAACTTGAAGTCGGATCGGCTGGAATTACATCTCCTTTTAAAATACTTCGTCAGTATATCAAAAATGTAGGAAATGAAGTAGATGTGCTGTTGAAAAATGGAGTAAAATTCTCTGGAGTTCTTAAATCTGCCGATGAAAATGGAATTGTTGTTTCGATAGAGAAACAAATCAAACCTGAAGGGGCAAAGCGTAAAATGACAGTCCAGGAAGATCTTGCATACACCTTTAATGAAATTAAAAATACAAAATACTTAATAAGATTCAAGTAA
- a CDS encoding response regulator codes for MRPFLLFLFSLFSLFATAKDINFNTLGTIQGLSQASAISIWQDGVGRMWFGNDALNQFDGTNVKVYRLSEYFSEIEDSNIHAICGDNSSNLFFLAENQLVQFDLVRERFTLPGIQSNALYCTGDSLFYANDNKLYYYDSKATVNRLIASLPNPEHIIKSIQSAGNGIFWLGTTGGLYKVSIKNPEQSIRMFENESISCLYLDSNSCLWIGSKSKQIHRILSNGEVKHVLLKMTDDFSYIDSDIYCFQEDSNGNIWVGTLSGLYSLEIKGDKGEVVQVEKPLLPESTIFSLFSDKQGTLWIGSYYGEVRFFNTKTNYYSFLPSNDRVSANLHGAVIGSMTEDLNGSLYIATEGSGLNVIHKNSALVEHFKKGTNGLTHNKIRSVWFDKEYNRLYLGVYMDGLSYLDLKSQKFHTIKSPILSSIHEKIVEEIVSYKNYLILLTQDGIFKMDKESQIITPLFDEVKLQNECKGIIRVIHVDNREVLWVSSMKKGLFTVDLKNKKILRNYGSGLEQGSVIPSAVRAICGNQKDGLFFATLKSGLLEYDFDKDTFKPYTKENHMLLSDVCYNMEFTKNGKLLLTSDKGISLLDVRKHSSKHIRLTDFLPLKALSGDCGLFVSPTSGKIYVGGIYGMMSFMEDDLNDEQNDYNLYFSSLSVNNKMIDPSADGILNKGFAYTTKIKLAYNQNTINVTFASSNYSSSYNCRYEYKMDGLDEFWTSTDYQTITYTSLPPGNYILRVRELANPSKMISLEIIVSAPFWASIPAYFVYAFLLFSLLFWYVRFNKGKALLQASLEMEQRENVRIEELNQKKLEFFTNISHEFRTPLMLISGQADRLLQQDLSSGNKNKIEKIRKQSLRMQDLITELLDFRKLEQDRFDLKVDSHDIAAFLNEIFTSFTEYAKEKQIRYLFEHANEEVILWFDQIQMQKVFYNLLSSAFKFSVTPGEIRLILEQKKGFAEVKVFIKESMLEDNVLEGIFDSFYQSDTFASDPNLPGSGIGLALGKGIVELHKGTLSIYKDDNGTVLSVKLLSGDKHFTADQLDGDQQQDIAGSLSYGQVASYIPDDISVNSESRRYRMLLVEDDDDLRQLLKETFSPVYDVLEAKNGAEGLELAKDEKPDIIISDVKMPRLSGIEMCSRLKSHIDTFHIPIVLLTTQTSIEQHIEGVKCGADDYIVKPFNIELLFLKCNNLVKSRKDLSQKYSEHQEFDKVELATNSNDQLFLEHSEKIIQDNFENVSFDVSEWCKEMGIGRTSLFHKVKAITGMTPNDYILHLKMSKGMILLREENSTIAEVAYSLGFSSPAYFSRCFKNQFGITPQQYRKKR; via the coding sequence ATGAGACCATTTCTTTTATTTTTGTTTAGTTTGTTTTCTTTATTTGCTACTGCAAAAGATATAAATTTTAACACATTAGGGACCATCCAGGGGCTTTCACAGGCATCGGCAATTTCTATATGGCAGGATGGGGTTGGAAGAATGTGGTTTGGAAATGATGCACTGAATCAATTTGATGGCACTAATGTAAAAGTATATAGACTCTCCGAATATTTTAGCGAAATAGAAGATAGCAATATACATGCTATTTGCGGAGACAACTCTTCAAATCTGTTTTTTCTGGCCGAAAATCAACTGGTCCAATTTGATTTAGTGCGTGAACGCTTCACTCTTCCCGGGATTCAATCAAATGCTTTATACTGTACAGGCGATTCTCTTTTTTATGCAAACGATAATAAATTGTATTATTACGATTCCAAAGCCACCGTTAATCGTTTAATTGCATCTTTGCCGAATCCGGAGCATATTATTAAATCTATTCAGAGTGCCGGCAATGGAATTTTTTGGTTAGGAACTACAGGCGGACTTTATAAAGTCAGCATAAAGAATCCGGAACAATCAATAAGAATGTTTGAAAATGAAAGTATATCATGCTTGTATCTGGACTCGAATAGTTGCTTGTGGATTGGCAGTAAGTCTAAACAGATACATCGGATTTTATCAAACGGAGAAGTTAAACACGTACTTTTGAAAATGACTGATGATTTCTCTTATATTGATTCTGATATCTATTGTTTTCAAGAAGATAGCAATGGCAATATTTGGGTTGGAACTTTGTCTGGCTTGTATTCACTCGAGATTAAAGGTGATAAAGGAGAAGTTGTTCAAGTCGAAAAACCATTGTTGCCCGAATCTACAATTTTTTCTCTTTTTTCAGATAAGCAAGGTACATTGTGGATTGGGTCGTATTACGGTGAGGTCCGCTTTTTTAATACAAAAACAAATTATTATTCTTTTCTGCCAAGCAATGATCGTGTTTCAGCGAATTTACACGGAGCTGTAATTGGCTCCATGACAGAAGATTTAAACGGGTCATTATACATTGCGACCGAAGGGAGTGGATTGAATGTTATTCATAAGAATTCAGCGTTAGTAGAACACTTTAAGAAAGGGACGAACGGATTAACACATAATAAAATCAGATCGGTCTGGTTCGATAAAGAATATAACCGGTTGTATTTAGGTGTATATATGGATGGATTATCCTATTTAGATTTAAAGAGTCAAAAATTCCATACAATTAAATCACCTATACTCTCCTCTATTCATGAGAAAATAGTGGAAGAGATTGTCTCGTATAAAAACTACCTGATTTTGTTGACTCAGGATGGTATTTTCAAAATGGACAAAGAATCTCAGATAATAACTCCTCTGTTTGATGAGGTCAAATTACAAAATGAATGCAAAGGGATAATTCGGGTTATCCATGTGGACAACCGCGAAGTATTATGGGTATCATCAATGAAAAAAGGTTTATTTACCGTGGATTTGAAAAATAAAAAAATACTCAGAAATTATGGCAGCGGACTCGAGCAGGGAAGTGTTATCCCAAGTGCTGTACGTGCAATTTGTGGAAACCAAAAAGATGGGTTATTTTTTGCGACCCTAAAATCGGGATTGCTAGAGTATGATTTTGATAAAGATACTTTCAAACCTTATACTAAAGAAAACCACATGTTGTTAAGCGATGTCTGCTACAATATGGAATTTACGAAAAACGGAAAATTGTTACTTACTTCAGATAAAGGGATATCACTGCTTGATGTTCGCAAACATTCTTCGAAACATATTCGCTTAACGGATTTTTTGCCATTGAAAGCTTTGAGTGGTGATTGTGGATTATTTGTGTCGCCTACATCCGGCAAGATTTATGTAGGAGGAATTTACGGAATGATGTCTTTTATGGAAGACGATCTAAATGACGAACAGAATGATTATAATTTATATTTTTCTTCTCTTTCTGTAAATAATAAAATGATCGATCCCAGTGCTGATGGAATATTGAATAAGGGTTTTGCTTATACAACTAAGATCAAACTTGCTTATAATCAGAATACGATTAATGTGACATTTGCTTCTTCGAACTATTCGTCATCATATAATTGCCGTTATGAATATAAGATGGATGGATTGGATGAATTTTGGACTAGCACAGATTATCAAACTATTACCTATACCTCTTTACCTCCGGGAAATTATATATTGAGGGTTCGGGAACTTGCTAATCCTTCAAAAATGATTTCGCTCGAAATAATTGTTTCCGCTCCGTTTTGGGCCTCCATACCAGCTTACTTTGTATATGCGTTTCTTCTTTTTTCTTTACTTTTCTGGTATGTCCGTTTTAATAAAGGAAAAGCATTGTTACAAGCTTCTCTGGAAATGGAGCAACGGGAAAATGTAAGGATAGAGGAGCTAAACCAAAAGAAACTTGAGTTTTTTACGAATATATCTCATGAGTTCCGGACACCGTTAATGCTTATTTCCGGTCAGGCAGACAGGTTGTTGCAGCAAGATCTTTCTTCTGGCAACAAGAACAAGATAGAGAAAATTAGGAAACAATCTCTGCGTATGCAGGACTTAATAACCGAACTTCTTGATTTTCGGAAATTAGAACAAGATCGGTTTGACTTAAAAGTCGATTCGCATGATATTGCGGCATTTCTGAATGAAATTTTCACTTCTTTTACTGAATATGCAAAGGAAAAACAAATCCGATATCTGTTTGAACATGCGAATGAAGAGGTAATATTGTGGTTTGATCAGATTCAAATGCAAAAGGTATTTTATAATCTGCTGTCGAGTGCATTTAAATTCTCTGTAACTCCCGGAGAGATAAGATTGATTTTGGAGCAAAAAAAGGGCTTTGCAGAAGTTAAGGTGTTTATCAAAGAGTCGATGTTGGAAGATAATGTATTGGAAGGGATATTCGACTCTTTCTATCAGTCCGACACATTTGCTTCAGATCCCAATTTGCCAGGTAGCGGTATAGGATTGGCTCTGGGTAAAGGAATTGTGGAGTTGCATAAAGGAACATTGTCGATTTACAAAGATGACAACGGAACTGTTTTGTCCGTTAAATTATTGTCCGGTGATAAACATTTCACAGCAGATCAGCTCGACGGGGATCAACAACAAGATATAGCAGGGTCTCTTTCGTATGGACAGGTTGCTTCTTATATTCCGGATGATATTTCCGTAAATTCTGAAAGCAGAAGATACAGAATGTTGCTGGTTGAAGATGATGATGATCTACGTCAGCTTTTAAAAGAAACCTTTTCGCCGGTGTATGATGTACTAGAAGCAAAGAACGGAGCGGAAGGGCTGGAACTGGCGAAAGACGAAAAACCGGATATTATTATCAGTGATGTAAAGATGCCTAGACTTTCCGGAATTGAAATGTGTTCCCGTTTAAAGTCTCACATTGATACATTCCATATTCCAATCGTTTTATTAACCACACAGACTTCAATAGAGCAACATATTGAAGGTGTAAAATGTGGGGCAGACGACTATATTGTTAAGCCATTCAATATTGAACTTCTGTTTTTAAAATGTAATAATCTTGTTAAAAGCAGAAAGGATTTATCTCAAAAATATTCTGAACATCAGGAGTTTGATAAAGTTGAACTTGCAACAAACAGTAACGATCAGCTTTTTCTGGAGCATTCGGAAAAAATAATTCAGGATAATTTCGAAAACGTCTCTTTCGATGTGTCTGAATGGTGCAAGGAAATGGGGATCGGGCGTACCAGCCTTTTTCATAAAGTAAAGGCAATTACCGGAATGACTCCCAATGATTATATCTTACATTTGAAAATGAGTAAGGGAATGATTCTATTACGAGAAGAAAATTCTACAATAGCCGAAGTGGCTTATTCGTTGGGCTTTTCTTCTCCAGCCTATTTTAGCCGTTGTTTTAAAAATCAATTTGGAATAACACCTCAACAATACCGTAAAAAAAGATGA